In Pseudomonas oryzicola, one DNA window encodes the following:
- the ccoP gene encoding cytochrome-c oxidase, cbb3-type subunit III: MTTFWSTYISVLTIGSLIGLTWLLLGTRKGQSNSTTDQTMGHSFDGIEEYDNPLPKWWFWLFVGTLVFSVGYLILYPGLGNWKGILPGYENGWTGANEWQKEMAKADAKFGPIFAKYAAMPVEEVARDPQALKMGSRLFASNCSVCHGSDAKGAYGFPNLTDRDWRWGGDAETIKATIMNGRHGVMPAWAEVIGEQGVADVAAFVLTDLGHRSLPEGVKADAAKGKAIFAANCVACHGPEGQGTPAMGAPNLTHPQAFIYGSSFAQLQQTIRYGRQGQMPAQAEIQGNDKVHLLAAYVYSLSQDAAGETVTAK, translated from the coding sequence ATGACCACCTTCTGGAGTACCTACATCAGCGTACTGACCATCGGCAGCCTGATCGGCCTGACCTGGCTGTTGCTTGGCACCCGCAAGGGGCAGAGCAACAGCACCACGGACCAGACCATGGGCCACAGCTTCGACGGCATCGAAGAGTACGACAACCCGCTGCCCAAGTGGTGGTTCTGGCTGTTCGTCGGCACCCTGGTGTTCTCGGTCGGCTACCTGATCCTCTATCCGGGCCTGGGCAACTGGAAGGGCATCCTGCCGGGTTACGAGAATGGCTGGACCGGTGCCAACGAGTGGCAGAAGGAAATGGCCAAGGCCGACGCCAAATTCGGCCCGATCTTCGCCAAATACGCCGCCATGCCCGTGGAAGAAGTCGCCAGGGACCCACAGGCCCTGAAAATGGGCAGCCGCCTGTTCGCTTCCAACTGTTCGGTGTGCCACGGCTCCGACGCCAAGGGTGCCTATGGCTTCCCCAACCTCACCGACCGGGACTGGCGCTGGGGTGGCGACGCGGAAACCATCAAGGCTACGATCATGAACGGCCGCCACGGCGTGATGCCGGCCTGGGCCGAAGTGATCGGCGAGCAGGGCGTGGCGGATGTGGCTGCGTTCGTGCTGACCGACCTCGGTCACCGCAGCCTGCCAGAAGGGGTCAAGGCCGACGCTGCCAAAGGCAAGGCTATCTTCGCCGCCAATTGCGTGGCTTGCCACGGGCCTGAAGGCCAGGGTACCCCGGCCATGGGCGCGCCAAACCTGACCCACCCGCAGGCGTTCATCTATGGTTCGAGCTTTGCCCAGTTGCAGCAGACCATTCGTTATGGTCGCCAGGGTCAGATGCCGGCGCAGGCAGAGATCCAGGGCAACGACAAGGTGCACCTGCTGGCGGCCTATGTGTATAGCCTGTCGCAGGATGCAGCTGGCGAAACCGTGACTGCCAAGTGA
- a CDS encoding cbb3-type cytochrome oxidase subunit 3 translates to MEMDIGMIRGLGTLVVMVAFIGLTLWVFNHRRDRDFAEARLLPFVDDRLPPAGQEPAVRSNGQ, encoded by the coding sequence ATGGAAATGGACATCGGCATGATCCGCGGCCTCGGTACCCTGGTGGTGATGGTCGCCTTCATCGGCCTCACCCTGTGGGTATTCAACCACCGCCGCGACCGTGATTTCGCCGAAGCGCGGCTGCTGCCCTTCGTCGACGACCGCCTGCCCCCTGCCGGGCAGGAACCTGCTGTAAGGAGCAATGGGCAATGA
- the ccoO gene encoding cytochrome-c oxidase, cbb3-type subunit II translates to MKHEVIEKNVGLLALLMVFAVSIGGLTQIVPLFFQDVTNKPVEGMKPYTALQLEGRDIYIREGCVGCHSQMIRPFRAETERYGHYSVAGESVWDHPFLWGSKRTGPDLARVGGRYSDDWHRAHLYNPRNVVPESKMPSYPWLVAQPVDNSHTDTKMRTLRTLGVPYSDDDIAGARDAVKGKTEMDALVAYLQVLGTAIKNKR, encoded by the coding sequence ATGAAACATGAAGTCATCGAGAAAAACGTCGGCCTGCTGGCCCTGCTGATGGTGTTCGCCGTCAGTATCGGCGGCCTGACCCAGATCGTCCCGCTGTTCTTCCAGGACGTCACCAACAAGCCGGTGGAAGGCATGAAGCCCTACACCGCGCTGCAGCTGGAAGGCCGCGACATCTACATCCGCGAAGGCTGCGTGGGCTGCCACTCGCAGATGATCCGCCCGTTCCGCGCCGAGACCGAGCGCTACGGCCACTACTCGGTAGCCGGCGAAAGTGTGTGGGACCACCCGTTCCTGTGGGGCTCAAAGCGTACCGGGCCGGACCTGGCCCGGGTCGGCGGCCGCTACTCGGACGACTGGCACCGCGCGCACCTGTACAACCCGCGCAACGTGGTGCCGGAGTCGAAGATGCCTTCGTACCCGTGGCTGGTGGCGCAGCCGGTCGACAACAGCCACACCGACACCAAGATGCGCACCCTGCGCACCCTCGGCGTGCCGTACAGCGACGACGACATCGCCGGGGCCCGCGATGCGGTCAAGGGCAAGACCGAGATGGACGCCCTGGTCGCCTACCTGCAGGTGCTCGGCACCGCGATCAAGAACAAGAGGTGA
- the ccoN gene encoding cytochrome-c oxidase, cbb3-type subunit I → MNTTSSTAYNYKVVRQFAIMTVVWGIVGMGLGVFIAAQLAWPFLNFDLPWTSFGRLRPLHTNAVIFAFGGCALFATSYYSVQRTCQTTLFAPGLAAFTFWGWQLVILLAAISLPLGYTSSKEYAELEWPIDILITIVWVSYAIVFFGTLMKRNTKHIYVGNWFFGGFILTVAMLHVVNNLELPVSLTKSYSVYAGATDAMVQWWYGHNAVGFFLTAGFLGMMYYYVPKQAERPVYSYRLSIVHFWALITLYIWAGPHHLHYTALPDWAQSLGMVMSLILLAPSWGGMINGMMTLSGAWHKLRSDPILRFLVVSLAFYGMSTFEGPMMAIKTVNALSHYTDWTIGHVHAGALGWVAMISIGALYHTIPKVFGKERMYSIGLINAHFWLATIGTVLYIASMWVNGIAQGLMWRAVNSDGTLTYSFVETLVASHPGFIVRFVGGAIFLSGMFLMAWNTWRTVRSPALDVAPANAQLA, encoded by the coding sequence ATGAACACAACCAGCAGTACCGCCTATAACTACAAGGTGGTCCGCCAATTCGCCATCATGACGGTGGTGTGGGGAATCGTCGGGATGGGGCTCGGCGTCTTCATCGCCGCCCAGCTCGCCTGGCCTTTCCTCAACTTCGACCTCCCCTGGACCAGCTTCGGCCGCCTGCGTCCCCTGCATACCAATGCGGTGATCTTCGCCTTCGGCGGCTGTGCGCTGTTCGCCACCTCCTATTATTCGGTGCAACGCACCTGCCAGACCACCCTGTTCGCACCGGGCCTGGCGGCGTTCACCTTCTGGGGCTGGCAACTGGTGATCCTGCTGGCGGCCATCAGTTTGCCGCTGGGCTACACCAGTTCCAAGGAATACGCCGAACTGGAATGGCCGATCGACATCCTGATCACCATCGTCTGGGTAAGCTACGCCATCGTGTTCTTCGGCACGCTGATGAAGCGCAACACCAAGCACATCTACGTCGGTAACTGGTTCTTCGGCGGCTTCATCCTGACCGTGGCGATGCTGCACGTGGTCAACAACCTGGAATTGCCGGTCAGCCTGACCAAGTCGTACTCGGTCTATGCCGGCGCCACCGACGCCATGGTGCAGTGGTGGTATGGCCACAACGCGGTGGGCTTCTTCCTCACTGCTGGCTTCCTGGGGATGATGTACTACTACGTGCCCAAGCAGGCCGAACGCCCGGTGTACTCCTATCGCCTGTCGATCGTGCACTTCTGGGCGCTGATCACCCTGTACATCTGGGCCGGCCCGCACCACCTGCACTACACCGCCCTGCCCGACTGGGCACAGTCGCTGGGCATGGTGATGTCGCTGATCCTGCTGGCACCGAGCTGGGGCGGCATGATCAACGGCATGATGACCCTGTCCGGCGCCTGGCACAAACTGCGCAGCGATCCGATCCTGCGCTTCCTGGTGGTGTCGCTGGCGTTCTACGGCATGTCCACCTTCGAAGGCCCGATGATGGCCATCAAGACAGTCAACGCCCTGTCCCACTACACCGACTGGACCATCGGCCACGTACACGCCGGCGCCCTCGGCTGGGTGGCAATGATCTCGATCGGTGCCCTGTACCACACCATCCCGAAAGTGTTCGGCAAGGAGCGCATGTACAGCATCGGCCTGATCAACGCGCACTTCTGGCTGGCCACCATCGGCACCGTGCTGTACATCGCCTCGATGTGGGTCAACGGTATCGCCCAGGGCCTGATGTGGCGCGCGGTCAACAGCGACGGCACGCTTACCTATTCGTTCGTGGAAACCCTGGTGGCCAGCCACCCAGGCTTCATCGTGCGCTTCGTCGGCGGTGCGATCTTCCTCAGCGGCATGTTCCTGATGGCCTGGAACACCTGGCGCACCGTGCGTTCGCCGGCGCTCGATGTCGCCCCTGCGAACGCCCAGCTGGCTTGA
- a CDS encoding alpha/beta family hydrolase, with translation MINGQSAGIDGDQWAKVGNVPGLRCDPPQVQGNDGHKGCLILAHGAGAPMDSGFMEEIARRLAALGVAVVRFEFPYMAERRAGGGKRPPNPQKVLLECWREVYRQVRPLVTGKLAVGGKSMGGRMASLVADALGVDALVCLGYPFHAVGKPEKPRVEHLAELKTPTLIVQGERDALGNRETVAGYVLSPAIEVSWLVAGDHDLKPLKASGFSHEQHLQAAAEKVAAFLAR, from the coding sequence ATGATTAATGGGCAAAGTGCCGGTATTGACGGGGATCAATGGGCGAAGGTCGGAAATGTCCCAGGCTTGCGCTGCGATCCTCCGCAGGTGCAAGGCAACGACGGCCACAAGGGCTGCCTGATCCTGGCCCACGGCGCAGGTGCTCCGATGGACAGCGGGTTCATGGAGGAAATCGCGCGAAGGCTCGCGGCGCTTGGGGTAGCGGTGGTGCGCTTCGAATTCCCGTACATGGCCGAGCGCAGGGCAGGGGGTGGCAAGCGGCCGCCGAACCCGCAGAAGGTGCTACTCGAATGCTGGCGCGAGGTGTACCGGCAGGTGCGACCTTTGGTCACGGGCAAGTTGGCCGTGGGTGGCAAGTCCATGGGCGGGCGCATGGCCAGCCTGGTGGCCGACGCGTTGGGGGTGGATGCGCTGGTATGCCTGGGCTACCCGTTCCATGCGGTGGGCAAGCCGGAAAAGCCACGGGTGGAGCACTTGGCCGAACTGAAGACGCCGACGTTGATCGTACAGGGTGAGCGGGATGCACTGGGCAATCGCGAGACGGTGGCTGGCTATGTGCTGTCGCCGGCCATCGAGGTGAGCTGGCTAGTGGCGGGGGACCATGACCTGAAGCCGCTGAAGGCCTCGGGCTTCAGCCATGAGCAGCATTTGCAGGCGGCGGCCGAAAAGGTTGCAGCGTTTCTGGCGCGATAG
- a CDS encoding pyrimidine/purine nucleoside phosphorylase, producing MFKVNEYFNGTVKSIAFAGEEGPATVGVMAPGEYEFGTAKREIMHVVSGALTVKLPGSDNWETFNAGDKFNVPADSKFQLQVKVDTAYLCEYRD from the coding sequence ATGTTCAAGGTCAACGAGTACTTCAACGGCACCGTCAAGTCGATCGCCTTCGCTGGCGAAGAAGGCCCGGCCACTGTCGGTGTGATGGCCCCGGGCGAATACGAGTTCGGTACCGCCAAGCGCGAGATCATGCACGTGGTGTCGGGTGCGCTGACCGTGAAACTGCCGGGTAGCGACAACTGGGAAACTTTCAACGCCGGCGACAAATTCAACGTGCCGGCCGACAGCAAGTTCCAGCTGCAGGTGAAGGTGGATACCGCCTACCTGTGCGAGTACCGCGACTAA
- a CDS encoding exonuclease domain-containing protein, which translates to MGQWLVIDLEATTDVGGWPVTEMEVIEIGASLVTREGREVDHFQRFVKPRRRPQLTPFCRELTHISQASVDSAAPFHEVWASFERWLGHHRGQLQAWVSWGDYDRQQLHLEWQQHGLDSLLQTLPHINLKQRFAKARHLQRPTGLNGALQLAGMHFCGQQHRALEDARNTARLLPLSLPANGP; encoded by the coding sequence ATGGGCCAGTGGTTGGTGATCGACCTGGAAGCCACCACCGATGTGGGTGGGTGGCCGGTCACAGAGATGGAAGTCATTGAAATCGGCGCAAGCCTGGTTACCCGCGAAGGCCGCGAAGTCGACCACTTCCAGCGCTTCGTGAAGCCCCGTCGGCGGCCACAGCTCACCCCGTTCTGCCGCGAACTGACGCACATCAGCCAGGCCAGCGTGGACAGTGCCGCCCCCTTCCACGAAGTGTGGGCAAGTTTCGAGCGCTGGCTCGGGCATCACCGTGGGCAGCTGCAGGCCTGGGTCAGCTGGGGCGACTACGACCGCCAGCAGTTGCACCTGGAATGGCAGCAGCATGGGCTGGACAGCCTGCTGCAGACCCTGCCGCACATCAACCTCAAGCAACGCTTCGCCAAGGCCCGTCACCTGCAGCGCCCAACCGGCCTGAACGGTGCCCTGCAACTGGCCGGCATGCACTTTTGCGGGCAGCAGCACCGGGCCCTGGAAGATGCGCGCAATACCGCACGGCTGCTGCCCTTGAGCCTTCCCGCCAACGGCCCCTGA
- a CDS encoding substrate-binding periplasmic protein: protein MIPAPRLKAFSTLMLLAVFWLAAPAWAVDAIEVKVGAAHFPPYTVRPEQGADTGLLPQLVDALNRAQQQYRFVLVPTSIQRRFGDFQQGRTDMAIFENPQWGWQQIAHQTVDMGLEDAEVFVARQANGRDQHYFDDLRGKRLALFNGYHYAFAGFNPDPDYLRKTYNATLTYSHDSNLLMVQAGRADIALVTRSYLSDFLARNPASREQLLPSQRIDQVYHHYALLRPGAPIGEQSFATLLRGLRDSGELARIFEPYRITLVPTRD, encoded by the coding sequence TTGATTCCTGCGCCCCGCCTCAAGGCCTTTTCCACACTGATGCTGCTGGCCGTGTTCTGGCTGGCGGCGCCCGCCTGGGCGGTTGACGCCATCGAAGTCAAGGTCGGCGCGGCACATTTTCCGCCTTACACGGTGCGCCCCGAGCAGGGTGCCGACACTGGCCTGCTGCCGCAGCTGGTCGATGCGCTGAACCGCGCGCAGCAGCAATACCGCTTTGTCCTGGTGCCTACGTCGATCCAGCGGCGTTTTGGTGATTTCCAGCAAGGCCGTACCGACATGGCCATTTTCGAGAACCCGCAATGGGGCTGGCAGCAGATTGCCCACCAGACCGTGGACATGGGCCTGGAAGATGCCGAAGTATTCGTCGCCCGCCAGGCCAATGGCCGTGATCAGCATTACTTCGACGACCTGCGCGGCAAGCGCCTGGCGCTGTTCAACGGTTATCACTATGCCTTCGCCGGCTTCAACCCGGACCCGGACTACCTGCGCAAGACCTACAACGCGACCCTGACCTATTCGCATGACAGCAACCTGTTGATGGTGCAGGCCGGGCGTGCCGACATTGCCCTGGTCACGCGGTCCTACCTCAGCGATTTCCTGGCGCGCAACCCGGCCAGCCGCGAGCAGCTGTTGCCTTCGCAGCGCATTGACCAGGTCTACCACCACTACGCCTTGCTGCGCCCTGGCGCACCGATCGGCGAGCAGTCGTTCGCGACGCTGCTGCGCGGCCTGCGCGACAGCGGCGAACTGGCGCGTATCTTCGAGCCCTACCGCATCACGCTGGTCCCCACGCGCGACTAA